From Phenylobacterium montanum, the proteins below share one genomic window:
- a CDS encoding PDZ domain-containing protein produces MRLQSNAHGGVTIDFVHDGSDASKKGLRAGDVIVAVAGRQTPTPEDVSAVITQAGRTHRKAVLLLVTHAGDWSLVSLSLANAKG; encoded by the coding sequence ATGCGGCTCCAGTCGAACGCACACGGTGGTGTAACAATAGACTTCGTCCATGACGGTTCAGACGCCAGCAAAAAGGGCCTGCGCGCTGGTGACGTCATTGTCGCCGTAGCCGGCCGCCAGACACCGACACCCGAGGACGTGTCGGCGGTGATCACGCAGGCTGGGCGCACACACCGCAAAGCCGTCTTGCTGCTCGTCACACACGCCGGTGACTGGTCTCTTGTCTCGCTCAGTCTAGCAAACGCAAAGGGCTGA
- a CDS encoding FAD-binding domain has translation MKIAISGAGVAGPTLAYWLLQAGHTPTLIEASSRLRTGGYMIDFWGVGYTVAERMGIMPQVCAAGYDLEEVRYVDAHGRNAGGISAATIRRELGERFTSLPRGDLAETIYRTIEGRVETIFGTSITSIDEHPGGVWIVLNGKLAREYDLVVGADGLHSNVRALAFGPEAEFERPLGYYVAAFEAEGYAPRDELTYVSYGDPGRQISRFAMRENRTMFLFVFAADQLGGAEPKGLEERRQTLQHTFASMEWEWPRIAQALANANDIYFDRVSQISLKSWSKGRVTLLGDAAACVSLLAGEGTGLAMTEAYVLAGELAADADYSRALERYESRLRPFIAGKQASARNFARSFTPRTAMGVWLRNQAVKLMAVPGLPDLFVGAQMRDAFALPDYGL, from the coding sequence ATGAAAATCGCGATCAGCGGCGCGGGCGTGGCGGGTCCCACCCTGGCCTATTGGCTACTTCAGGCCGGCCACACCCCAACGCTGATCGAGGCGTCGTCACGACTGCGAACCGGCGGCTACATGATCGACTTCTGGGGCGTCGGCTACACGGTCGCCGAGCGCATGGGAATCATGCCCCAGGTATGCGCCGCCGGCTACGATCTCGAAGAGGTCCGATATGTCGACGCCCACGGCCGCAATGCGGGCGGGATCTCTGCGGCCACTATTCGCAGGGAGCTGGGCGAACGCTTTACGAGCCTGCCACGCGGCGACCTGGCCGAAACCATTTATCGGACGATCGAGGGCCGGGTAGAGACCATTTTCGGGACCTCGATAACCTCCATTGACGAGCACCCGGGAGGTGTCTGGATCGTGCTGAATGGCAAGTTGGCGCGGGAGTACGACCTGGTCGTCGGTGCAGACGGACTGCATTCGAATGTCCGCGCGCTGGCCTTCGGGCCCGAGGCCGAATTCGAGCGACCGCTCGGCTATTATGTCGCCGCCTTCGAGGCTGAGGGCTACGCCCCGCGCGATGAGCTCACCTATGTCAGTTACGGCGATCCAGGCCGCCAGATCTCCCGCTTCGCCATGCGGGAAAACCGGACCATGTTCCTCTTCGTGTTTGCGGCGGATCAGCTGGGCGGAGCCGAGCCCAAGGGCCTCGAGGAGCGACGACAGACGCTGCAGCATACCTTCGCGTCGATGGAATGGGAGTGGCCCAGGATCGCGCAAGCTTTGGCCAATGCCAATGACATCTATTTCGATCGTGTGAGCCAGATCAGTTTGAAGTCCTGGTCCAAGGGGCGCGTCACCCTTCTGGGCGACGCCGCGGCCTGCGTTTCTCTGTTGGCTGGGGAGGGGACAGGGCTCGCCATGACCGAAGCCTATGTACTGGCCGGCGAGCTGGCGGCGGATGCAGACTATTCCAGAGCCCTGGAACGCTATGAAAGCCGCCTGCGCCCCTTCATTGCCGGAAAGCAGGCGTCCGCGCGCAACTTCGCCAGATCCTTTACGCCGCGAACGGCGATGGGCGTCTGGCTGCGAAACCAGGCCGTCAAGTTGATGGCGGTCCCGGGCCTGCCCGACCTGTTTGTTGGCGCCCAGATGCGTGACGCTTTCGCCCTGCCCGACTACGGGCTTTGA
- a CDS encoding SAM-dependent methyltransferase, whose amino-acid sequence MILHVLFAKTLRSGRLSVVYDDGLTETYGDGSGAPVVVRLSRKAALRIALEPSLGLGEAYMEGDLVFEKGDLWDLLSLVGRNLPERPRIRHPFLAGVKNALVRRLRQVNDRRAARRNVAHHYDLAADLYRRFLDADMQYSCAYFAKPGMSLEEAQAAKKAHLAAKLRLRPGHRVLDIGSGWGGLGLSLARDYGAKVTGITLSEEQLALANRRAAAEDLSDRARFALSDYRDVRGAFDRIISVGMFEHVGSPNYVGFFQQIERLLTDDGVAVVHAIGRMEPPGTTDPFIRKYIFPGGYIPSLSQVTAAVEKAGLWITDIEILRLHYAETLRCWRARFQADRAAIAALYDERFCRMFEFYLAVGELSFRTGTTMVFQLQLTRRMDALPIVRDYMFEEERAPAWIEPAAHRQDGRRPQPSPPLRNPRERATPNASANATAPDASSSPNEIMSSAPISDTRTIIPPSRQAGKHKGAG is encoded by the coding sequence ATGATCTTGCATGTCCTATTTGCAAAGACGCTCAGGTCCGGCCGCTTGTCCGTCGTCTATGACGACGGCCTGACCGAAACCTATGGCGATGGGTCGGGCGCACCCGTCGTCGTGCGGCTGAGCCGCAAGGCGGCGCTGCGCATCGCATTGGAGCCCAGCCTCGGGCTTGGCGAGGCCTATATGGAGGGCGATCTCGTCTTCGAGAAGGGCGACCTTTGGGACCTGTTATCCTTGGTCGGCCGCAATCTTCCGGAGCGACCGAGGATTCGCCATCCGTTTCTGGCCGGGGTGAAAAACGCCCTCGTGCGTCGGCTTCGTCAAGTCAACGATCGCCGCGCAGCTCGGCGGAACGTCGCGCACCACTACGACCTCGCCGCCGACCTCTATCGGCGCTTCCTCGACGCGGACATGCAGTACTCCTGCGCCTATTTTGCGAAGCCCGGCATGAGCCTGGAAGAGGCCCAGGCCGCCAAGAAGGCCCATCTGGCGGCCAAGCTCCGTCTGCGGCCAGGCCATCGCGTCCTGGACATCGGCAGCGGCTGGGGCGGCTTGGGGCTCAGCCTGGCCCGGGACTACGGCGCAAAGGTCACTGGCATCACCCTCTCCGAGGAGCAACTGGCGCTGGCCAATCGGCGCGCGGCGGCGGAAGATCTGTCGGATCGCGCTCGCTTTGCGCTGAGCGATTACCGGGATGTCCGAGGGGCTTTCGACCGCATCATCTCGGTCGGCATGTTCGAGCATGTGGGTTCACCGAATTATGTCGGCTTTTTCCAGCAGATCGAACGACTGCTGACCGATGACGGGGTGGCCGTCGTCCATGCGATCGGCCGCATGGAGCCGCCGGGAACCACGGATCCGTTCATCCGCAAATACATCTTCCCGGGCGGCTACATTCCCTCGCTGTCGCAGGTCACCGCCGCCGTCGAGAAGGCCGGACTGTGGATCACCGATATCGAGATCCTGCGGCTGCACTACGCCGAAACGCTTCGGTGCTGGCGCGCGCGGTTCCAGGCCGACCGGGCCGCGATCGCCGCCCTCTACGATGAACGCTTCTGCCGGATGTTCGAATTTTATCTGGCCGTCGGCGAACTGAGCTTCCGAACCGGAACGACGATGGTGTTCCAGCTACAGCTGACCCGGCGAATGGACGCCCTGCCGATCGTTCGCGACTACATGTTCGAGGAGGAGCGCGCGCCGGCCTGGATCGAACCGGCCGCTCATCGCCAGGACGGTCGCCGCCCACAGCCTTCGCCGCCTTTGCGCAACCCGCGCGAGCGAGCGACGCCGAACGCCAGCGCGAACGCGACCGCCCCTGACGCCAGCAGCAGCCCGAACGAAATCATGTCTTCGGCTCCCATCAGCGATACCCGAACGATTATACCGCCGAGCCGCCAGGCCGGAAAACACAAAGGCGCAGGATGA
- a CDS encoding sensor histidine kinase has product MPDDRAKPMVEPIAGILNRVARTAPLPLWRGQVVALASVAAATGLRWALEPVIGADVSFATLFPAVLVATLSAGVPSALTTIVAGAAATLWFSMAQSHQHPADAIPRLIVWVITGSMMAVISFALRRTLVDLKDRTMQLRIAQDELRVLVRELEHRGKNTLAVIQAISNATARASSSVNEYRSALSGKLQALGRAYSLLTRDRSTPAPLAGLIQQILAPFGDQVVVQTGPPLLVDPQVSVAFALALHELATNAAKYGALSGPQGRVELSWRSHQDRYVLTWQECGGPRPPAQTTEGFGSKLIRQAFARVPGAELSIEAAPAGLSCTVKLSPRQGGLWSPPED; this is encoded by the coding sequence GTGCCTGACGACCGCGCAAAGCCAATGGTCGAGCCCATCGCGGGTATCTTGAACCGGGTCGCACGCACCGCGCCGCTCCCCCTCTGGCGCGGACAGGTCGTCGCGCTCGCGTCCGTGGCCGCAGCAACTGGGTTGCGCTGGGCGCTCGAGCCGGTGATTGGCGCCGACGTCTCTTTCGCGACGCTATTTCCGGCGGTGCTGGTCGCGACTCTATCGGCTGGCGTTCCCTCGGCTCTGACGACCATCGTCGCCGGCGCCGCCGCTACGCTTTGGTTTTCTATGGCTCAGTCGCACCAGCACCCGGCGGATGCGATCCCGAGACTGATCGTTTGGGTGATCACCGGATCCATGATGGCGGTCATCTCGTTCGCCTTGAGGCGGACCCTGGTCGACCTGAAGGACCGCACGATGCAATTGAGGATCGCGCAGGACGAGCTTCGGGTGCTGGTCCGGGAATTGGAGCATCGGGGCAAGAACACGCTCGCCGTAATCCAGGCGATCTCCAACGCCACGGCGCGGGCATCCAGCAGCGTGAATGAGTATCGGTCCGCCCTGTCAGGCAAACTGCAGGCCCTCGGAAGAGCCTACTCCCTGCTGACGCGCGATCGATCCACGCCGGCCCCGCTTGCTGGGCTTATTCAGCAGATCCTGGCGCCTTTCGGCGACCAGGTCGTCGTCCAGACCGGACCGCCCTTGCTCGTCGATCCGCAAGTCAGCGTCGCCTTCGCCCTCGCCCTGCACGAACTCGCCACCAACGCCGCCAAGTACGGCGCCTTGTCGGGTCCTCAGGGACGGGTCGAATTGAGTTGGCGATCACACCAGGATCGGTATGTCCTGACTTGGCAGGAATGCGGCGGCCCTCGCCCCCCGGCCCAGACCACTGAAGGGTTCGGCTCGAAACTCATCCGCCAAGCCTTCGCGCGTGTTCCCGGTGCGGAACTCTCTATCGAAGCGGCGCCGGCCGGCCTGAGCTGTACGGTCAAACTATCTCCGCGCCAGGGCGGCCTGTGGTCGCCCCCGGAGGATTGA
- a CDS encoding helix-turn-helix transcriptional regulator, with amino-acid sequence MAQTALTPQGCIEARRRLGWSQQDLAHRSGISWRTIINFETGRHRPRHHTSIALVRAFRECGLAFKLSYEAPGEPQVADRPGQGWPQSSWNDTI; translated from the coding sequence CTGGCACAAACCGCGCTGACTCCCCAAGGCTGCATCGAGGCTCGGCGACGTCTGGGATGGTCGCAGCAGGATCTCGCTCACAGGTCTGGCATTTCGTGGCGTACCATCATCAATTTCGAGACAGGTCGCCATCGGCCGCGACACCATACCTCGATCGCGTTGGTGCGCGCCTTTCGCGAATGCGGCCTTGCGTTCAAGCTTTCCTACGAGGCCCCAGGGGAGCCGCAGGTTGCGGATCGCCCAGGGCAGGGCTGGCCACAATCATCATGGAATGATACAATTTGA
- a CDS encoding DUF4336 domain-containing protein: MHSPAVACEQVHDSLWIAEGEIVDFYGFAYPTRSVVVRLDNGDLWVWSPVRLTEAIIRDLQVLGPVRHLVSPNKLHHLYLQDWKQAFPEAQLWGPASTIKKRRDLKFHAALRGLSPAEWQGEIDQAWFTGSLIMDEVVFFHRPSRTVIVADLIEALTEEFLREHWPWWMRLLARVDGIAAQNPGAPREWRVTFLDRLPARAARQKVLGWSADRVVMAHGDWVRKDGHAYLERSLAWLGPPLR; this comes from the coding sequence ATGCACTCGCCGGCGGTCGCCTGCGAGCAGGTTCATGACTCGCTCTGGATCGCCGAGGGCGAGATCGTCGATTTCTATGGATTTGCATACCCGACCCGTTCGGTCGTCGTTCGACTGGACAATGGCGATCTGTGGGTCTGGTCGCCCGTTCGGCTGACTGAGGCCATCATTCGCGACCTGCAGGTCCTGGGCCCGGTCCGCCATTTGGTGAGCCCCAACAAGCTGCACCACCTCTACCTTCAGGATTGGAAGCAGGCTTTTCCGGAAGCCCAGCTGTGGGGACCTGCCTCGACCATCAAAAAGCGCCGCGATCTCAAATTCCACGCGGCGCTGCGAGGCCTCTCGCCTGCCGAATGGCAGGGGGAGATCGATCAGGCCTGGTTCACCGGGTCCTTGATCATGGACGAGGTTGTGTTCTTTCACCGCCCGTCCCGGACCGTCATTGTCGCCGACCTGATCGAGGCTCTTACCGAAGAGTTTCTTCGGGAGCATTGGCCCTGGTGGATGCGCTTGCTCGCCCGGGTCGACGGAATCGCCGCGCAGAACCCCGGCGCCCCACGAGAGTGGCGCGTGACGTTCCTCGACCGGCTCCCGGCGCGGGCGGCAAGGCAGAAGGTGCTCGGTTGGTCCGCCGATCGCGTGGTCATGGCGCACGGAGACTGGGTGCGAAAGGACGGCCATGCCTATCTCGAGCGCAGTCTGGCCTGGCTCGGTCCGCCCTTGCGCTGA
- a CDS encoding chloride channel protein, whose translation MARIIGVAILGGLAAAQFARLCDGAMHWHSRLYAAAPLASLVLLPVGFPIAAWLTRRFAPEAAGSGIPQVIAAAEERWHGRWGGQRVTLKTAVWKVALSAALLVCGASIGREGPTVQVVAGVMRTLTRGLKGGPGRRAIIIAGGAAGVAAAFNTPIAGVVFALEELAKSFERRTHTTVIMVVVIAGLASYALQGDYAYFGVLNGASDLKTAWLAAPFIGVVGGLAGGVFSRALSLTIGPDQNPLTRWRRAHPIIFATLCGGIAAGAAFASGGITFGAGYAEAKSLLQGHPGRGLGLAGWKFVATLAAAASGAPGGLFAPSLAIGAGLGAAFAHTGLAAMAGRDAVVLGMCSYLSGVVQAPLTSAVILMEMTRNPGLVGPLMLAALLARASSAWVMPEPIYHALSRSWRLAPG comes from the coding sequence ATGGCCCGCATCATCGGGGTGGCCATTCTCGGCGGTCTCGCCGCCGCCCAATTCGCCAGGCTCTGCGACGGCGCCATGCACTGGCATTCGCGTCTCTATGCGGCGGCCCCCCTGGCGAGCCTCGTGTTGCTGCCAGTCGGGTTTCCCATCGCCGCCTGGCTGACGCGGCGGTTCGCACCCGAGGCGGCCGGCAGCGGCATCCCCCAGGTCATCGCGGCGGCGGAGGAACGCTGGCATGGCCGTTGGGGGGGCCAAAGGGTGACGTTGAAGACGGCGGTGTGGAAGGTCGCGCTCTCGGCGGCGCTTCTGGTTTGTGGCGCTTCGATCGGCCGCGAAGGCCCCACAGTGCAGGTGGTGGCAGGCGTCATGCGCACCTTGACGCGCGGCCTGAAAGGCGGGCCAGGCCGGCGCGCCATCATCATCGCCGGCGGTGCCGCAGGGGTCGCCGCCGCATTCAACACGCCGATCGCCGGCGTGGTGTTCGCGCTGGAGGAACTGGCGAAGAGCTTTGAGCGACGCACCCATACGACTGTGATCATGGTTGTCGTGATCGCCGGGCTCGCATCCTACGCGCTACAGGGGGACTACGCGTATTTTGGGGTGCTGAACGGCGCCTCAGACCTCAAGACAGCTTGGCTGGCCGCGCCGTTCATCGGCGTCGTGGGCGGCCTCGCCGGCGGCGTTTTCAGCCGCGCCCTCAGCCTGACGATCGGGCCAGACCAGAATCCGCTGACGCGTTGGCGCCGCGCCCATCCCATCATCTTTGCAACCCTTTGCGGCGGCATCGCCGCCGGCGCCGCCTTCGCCTCTGGCGGAATCACCTTCGGCGCGGGCTATGCCGAGGCGAAATCGCTGCTACAAGGCCATCCTGGCCGGGGCCTGGGTCTGGCCGGATGGAAGTTCGTGGCGACCCTGGCGGCCGCAGCGTCGGGGGCGCCCGGCGGCCTTTTCGCGCCATCACTGGCGATCGGCGCGGGACTTGGCGCAGCCTTCGCCCATACCGGCCTTGCCGCCATGGCCGGACGCGACGCGGTCGTGCTTGGCATGTGCAGCTATCTTTCCGGCGTGGTTCAAGCGCCACTGACCAGCGCCGTCATCCTGATGGAAATGACCCGCAACCCGGGCCTCGTCGGGCCATTGATGCTGGCCGCCCTCCTCGCCCGCGCGTCGTCGGCCTGGGTGATGCCCGAGCCGATTTATCACGCGCTGTCGAGAAGTTGGCGCCTTGCGCCGGGCTGA
- a CDS encoding Do family serine endopeptidase has product MKNKDYVAGAAVGALCTVLAGVGGYWTCANAQPGAVNRPASAIAAPGAPSSFADIVQKVSPAVVSIDVEGKGAAGFTTSSGQIPPEFFKQFGDPGGDNPFGFDFRQFFQQGPNPGPAPKMRATGSGFFISRDGYILTNNHVVDGADKITVRTKDDRELKARLIGRDPATDLAVIKVEGADFPFVSFEDRAKPRVGDWVVAVGNPFGLGGTATAGIVSALGRKNVSNSNYVDYMQIDAPINRGNSGGPTFDVYGRVVGVNTAIFSPSGGSVGIGFDIPADVAASISRQLISGGKVVRGYIGATIQDVTPEIADSLGLPTSKGALVADITPDGPSERAGLKPGDLVQRLDGRELASADDLTRQVALVHGGDTIRLEILRDGQRMEIDVRSGVRPSEAQLASNDTRGGDDGSSSGSDAPRVLGMRVEHNPDGGLMIDGVRSDSDASEKGLRRGDIILKANGKPTANPQDLSAAVAEARRSGRKDILLMVSRSGSNSFIPVRVPAAKG; this is encoded by the coding sequence ATGAAGAACAAGGACTACGTCGCCGGAGCGGCCGTTGGGGCCCTTTGCACCGTTCTCGCGGGCGTCGGCGGTTATTGGACCTGCGCCAACGCCCAACCTGGCGCTGTGAACCGTCCGGCGAGCGCGATCGCCGCGCCGGGAGCCCCCTCGTCCTTCGCCGACATCGTCCAGAAGGTCTCGCCGGCTGTTGTTTCCATCGATGTGGAAGGCAAGGGCGCCGCAGGCTTCACCACCTCGTCAGGCCAGATTCCGCCGGAGTTTTTCAAGCAGTTCGGCGACCCAGGCGGCGATAATCCCTTTGGCTTCGATTTCCGGCAGTTTTTCCAGCAAGGACCGAACCCCGGCCCGGCGCCGAAGATGCGTGCGACCGGATCCGGCTTCTTTATTTCGCGCGACGGCTACATTCTCACCAACAACCACGTGGTCGATGGCGCGGACAAGATCACGGTGCGCACCAAGGATGACCGTGAGCTGAAGGCGCGCCTGATCGGCCGTGACCCGGCCACGGATCTTGCGGTCATCAAGGTCGAGGGGGCCGACTTTCCTTTCGTCAGCTTCGAGGACCGGGCCAAGCCGCGGGTCGGCGACTGGGTGGTGGCGGTCGGCAATCCCTTCGGCCTCGGCGGCACCGCCACGGCCGGCATCGTCTCGGCCCTCGGCCGCAAGAACGTCAGCAATTCCAACTATGTCGATTACATGCAGATCGACGCGCCGATCAACCGCGGCAATTCCGGCGGGCCGACCTTCGATGTCTATGGCCGCGTCGTCGGGGTCAACACAGCCATCTTCTCGCCATCGGGCGGCTCGGTCGGCATCGGCTTCGACATTCCGGCCGACGTCGCCGCCTCGATCTCCCGGCAGCTAATCAGCGGCGGCAAGGTGGTGCGCGGCTATATCGGCGCCACCATCCAGGACGTAACCCCGGAGATCGCCGACAGCCTGGGCTTGCCCACCTCCAAGGGGGCGCTGGTCGCCGATATCACGCCCGATGGACCGTCCGAGCGCGCGGGACTGAAACCCGGCGATCTGGTGCAAAGGCTCGACGGCCGCGAGCTGGCGTCGGCGGACGATCTCACCCGACAGGTCGCCCTCGTGCATGGCGGTGACACCATCCGCCTCGAGATCCTGCGCGATGGCCAGCGGATGGAGATTGATGTGCGCTCCGGCGTGCGGCCGAGCGAAGCCCAGTTGGCCAGCAATGACACCCGTGGCGGCGACGACGGTTCTTCGAGCGGCTCGGACGCGCCACGCGTGCTTGGCATGCGGGTCGAACACAATCCGGATGGCGGACTGATGATTGACGGCGTGCGCTCAGATTCCGACGCCAGCGAAAAGGGGCTGCGGCGCGGCGACATCATCCTGAAGGCCAACGGCAAGCCGACCGCCAATCCGCAGGACCTTTCTGCGGCTGTGGCGGAGGCGAGGCGGTCGGGCCGCAAGGACATCCTCTTGATGGTGAGCCGCAGCGGCAGCAACAGCTTCATACCGGTTCGCGTCCCGGCGGCGAAGGGATAG